The Xiphophorus hellerii strain 12219 chromosome 7, Xiphophorus_hellerii-4.1, whole genome shotgun sequence nucleotide sequence ATTCGCCCGATTATGTTCCTTCTGTGTTCACACCAGTTCCCTTCTTCCCAGACATGAAGGAGCCAGGTGCCTTGGAGATCCTGGACAAGCAGGAGGCACGGGTCGAAGCCGCCAATGCTCTGTTGTTCCTCCAGGGGCAGGGCAGCTCCGCGGTGGACGGGTCGAGCCAAGGCCGGCGTCACGAACAGGAGGCACCGGAGGCTGCTGTGGAAAAAAGCAGGCCTTCTTCCTTCAGCACCGATGAAGACGAGGAGCACGACAAAGCCTCCGCGaaagacaggaagaaaggaaagtTTGCCCAGATGTCCGAAATATCCGTAAACTTCGACGACATCTTGAAAGCGCTGAAGAAGGAGAACCGGGCGCTCAGGGAGTCTGTGGAGAAAATGGCTTTGTCTGAGAACGCTTTCAGGAACGACGCGGAAAAAGTCAAGTTCTACACCGGTTTGCCCAACTACTTCGTCTTAGAGACCGTGATGTGGCTGCTGGCGCCGCACATGGACGGGATGAAAAACACGAAGCTGTCAAAGTTCCAGCAGCTCCTGCTGACCCTCATGCGCCTGCGGCTGGACCTCCGCAATCAAGACCTGGGCTACCGCTTCGGGGTGAAAGTCGGCACGGTGGCCAAAACGGTACACCGCATGGTCAACATCATGTCCTCTACTCTGGTGCCGACCGCCGTCTTCTGGCCGTCCAGAGCGGAGCTCCGAAAAAACCTGCCCACTGCTTTGCGCGCAAGCCACCCGGACTGCGCCGTCATCGTGGACTGCTTCACTGTACCCCTCGAGGAGCCGGCTTCGACGGTAACGGAGCACGGACAACGAGAGACGACCCTTCCTCGTGCCGAGGGAATGGCGCAGAGTCACGGCTCGCTAAAGTATCTGATCGGCGTGGCTCCGCAAGGCGTCGTGACTTTCGTGTCGCGGGGCGCGCCGGGAAGCGTCAGCGACAGGAGCCTGGCCGAGCGTTGCGGGTTTCTGTGCAAGCTTCTCCCAGGCGACGTTGTGCTGGCCTGCCGCGACCTGGACATCGCGGACTCCGTGGCCGCCCGCGGAGCTCTGCTCCAAATCGCCGGCAAAGGTGAAGCTCGCGCGAGATCGGAGGGCTCGCCGGGGCCCGACGCCGCGTCCGAGACGGTGGTCGTGCAGAGGCACGTGGAGCGGGTGATCTCCATGGTGAAGCAGAGGTACACCATGCTCACAGGACCCGTCGAGAGCCCCTTCAGCACCGCCTGCGAGCGCACGTCCAACCTCTCAACCTTTGATAAGATTGTGCAAGTCGCTTGTGCCTTAAACAACCTGTGTATCTCTGCTGCTCCACTTGAGTGACTCGTACAGAAAGCAATGCACCACTTAATGCTGCTCTCCtaactttttactgtttcagACTTCCTGTCACGTGTCTAGTAGGAAAATTACAGTTATTTTCACCAAATCCGAATTCAGTCACTCTTGATTAAAAACACTACTCTTGAACGTGGCACTAACAATTGCTGACATGTTAAGTCGAGGAATGCAACCTTTAGTTTGGCGAGTAGAGGTGGTCCGCATGGGTCTTATTTTTCAAACAGTGCcactttcatacattttatacTGTTTAAAGTCCCTTTAATAAAATGCCACAGAAGGCTCAGGAGTGGGCGGAGCCAGGAGTGAAGTCATCCCTTCATTCTTCATTCCCTGTTTTGGCACATCACcactatttgtttttgtttacaagaCGCACAGTTGGCTCTTATGAAAGTCATATGATGAAAACTAGAGAAAACCGTTATAAAAGGAACACAAGTCAACTTtttttgtgtagcacatttcagccacAAGGTAATGCAGGGTGCTTTATGTGGTGAAAgtattacattttttcaaatgtcaTCATGAGAAATCATTGTCTTAAAAATTGCTGTAAAGACTTCAGATGATCTATGCttttccaattattaatcaagATTTTCATCGGAGTAGACTTAAGCCAGAAGACTTGAATGGTCTTGAAGGTTGACACAACAACAGATGTGTTTTGGTGCTAATGCATTGAATGATTCATAACTGACAACAGTATCTTAAAGTCTACTGTCtaagctacagggagccagtgtagggactttagaGCTGGGCTGAGGGTTTTTATGTAGACCTGTTAGGACACGTAGGCCTGttaca carries:
- the LOC116722697 gene encoding uncharacterized protein LOC116722697 isoform X1 — its product is MVHTCVVAGCKNRRTPGTRLSFYRFPRDPERKQRWVAAVNRAGWVPNDGSRLCSIHFISGKQVKNPHSPDYVPSVFTPVPFFPDMKEPGALEILDKQEARVEAANALLFLQGQGSSAVDGSSQGRRHEQEAPEAAVEKSRPSSFSTDEDEEHDKASAKDRKKGKFAQMSEISVNFDDILKALKKENRALRESVEKMALSENAFRNDAEKVKFYTGLPNYFVLETVMWLLAPHMDGMKNTKLSKFQQLLLTLMRLRLDLRNQDLGYRFGVKVGTVAKTVHRMVNIMSSTLVPTAVFWPSRAELRKNLPTALRASHPDCAVIVDCFTVPLEEPASTVTEHGQRETTLPRAEGMAQSHGSLKYLIGVAPQGVVTFVSRGAPGSVSDRSLAERCGFLCKLLPGDVVLACRDLDIADSVAARGALLQIAGKGEARARSEGSPGPDAASETVVVQRHVERVISMVKQRYTMLTGPVESPFSTACERTSNLSTFDKIVQVACALNNLCISAAPLE
- the LOC116722697 gene encoding uncharacterized protein LOC116722697 isoform X2, which codes for MVHTCVVAGCKNRRTPGTRLSFYRFPRDPERKQRWVAAVNRAGWVPNDGSRLCSIHFISDMKEPGALEILDKQEARVEAANALLFLQGQGSSAVDGSSQGRRHEQEAPEAAVEKSRPSSFSTDEDEEHDKASAKDRKKGKFAQMSEISVNFDDILKALKKENRALRESVEKMALSENAFRNDAEKVKFYTGLPNYFVLETVMWLLAPHMDGMKNTKLSKFQQLLLTLMRLRLDLRNQDLGYRFGVKVGTVAKTVHRMVNIMSSTLVPTAVFWPSRAELRKNLPTALRASHPDCAVIVDCFTVPLEEPASTVTEHGQRETTLPRAEGMAQSHGSLKYLIGVAPQGVVTFVSRGAPGSVSDRSLAERCGFLCKLLPGDVVLACRDLDIADSVAARGALLQIAGKGEARARSEGSPGPDAASETVVVQRHVERVISMVKQRYTMLTGPVESPFSTACERTSNLSTFDKIVQVACALNNLCISAAPLE